A single region of the Vicia villosa cultivar HV-30 ecotype Madison, WI linkage group LG4, Vvil1.0, whole genome shotgun sequence genome encodes:
- the LOC131600442 gene encoding flowering-promoting factor 1-like protein 2 — MSGVWVFKNGVFRLVENPQAEASEGRHGKRKMLVHLPTGEVVNSYAFLERILVGLGWERYYDGDPDLYQFHKHSSIDLISLPRDFSKFNSINMYDIVVKTPNVFHVRDK; from the coding sequence atgtctgGGGTTTGGGTGTTCAAAAACGGCGTGTTTCGATTAGTCGAGAATCCTCAGGCGGAGGCATCGGAAGGAAGACATGGGAAGAGAAAGATGTTGGTTCACTTGCCGACCGGAGAAGTGGTAAATTCTTATGCTTTTCTTGAAAGAATATTGGTTGGCTTAGGTTGGGAGAGGTACTATGACGGAGATCCTGATTTGTATCAATTTCATAAACATTCTTCTATTGACCTAATTTCTCTACCTAGAGATTTCTCCAAATTCAACTCCATTAATATGTATGATATTGTGGTAAAAACCCCTAATGTATTCCATGTTAGGGACAAATGA